A window of Carassius carassius chromosome 48, fCarCar2.1, whole genome shotgun sequence genomic DNA:
atttttaagatcagtcagtgcaagtttatttcagtggaaacagctcagacttacattttagtataggactagtcttaaggtatatccatgtttttatacagtctatggtcttaacgccccagtgtagtgatgagGACATTATACTTTTTAACAAGCACCATCTTTCCGATGTGACAttaaaccaaggtcctgactctctgtggtcattaaaatatCTTTCAAAAAAGAGTAGGTGTGTAACCCCGGCACTCTGGCCAAATTCATCCATTGGCCTCTGACTATCATGGCCTCGTAACCATCctcatatctgctgattggcttcatcactatgTCTCTTCTGCACCAGTAAGCTGGTGGTGCAATAGATgttgcacactggtggtggttgagaaGATTCCCACCttctatgtaaagcactttgagtgtcctgaaaagcgctatataaatgtaaggaattattattataagttcTTTGTGGACCCATTAATTCCAGTGAAGAACCTTTATCTTTAAGAGTATGtccaaaatatacaataaaaatagtcttAAGGTGGTGCATGATTGTGCAAGATTCTCACACAGAGAGCAGTTCATTTTAAGATTTCTGCTATTTATTCACCGTCAGTCTGAAGTTGGCCAGTGACtggttgattttttattttttttgttgatagaataatgttcaaaaactacaataaaattGTACGAATGATTGTTTTCACGCGTAGAGAAGATGCATTAACTTTTGACAATTAAAAGTTAAGTTTAAGATGCCATTTATTGACCAATAAACAAAAGGCCATACAACAAAAGGTATAAAAACACTGAGAGCAAATCTGGTTAAAATgaagagaaacaaacaaacaggtggTAATGACTAGAGTAAAAAAAGTTCACAAAGCaagtataaaataaattgtaacaataCTTTTATTCTCTACACGCTCTTTTCAGAGTTTGTAGAAGAAGCGTGGGAATGTGAAACCCTCCACAATGCAGTGTTGATAACTGGCCATTTTTGTAGGTGTGGTTGTGTGGGTGGTGTTTAACTGGTCTCTGGTGAATCCACGTAATAAGGGTTGTATAGCGGGTGAAGTGAGGTGTGGTCTGTGAGAAGCGCTGGTTGAAGCGGTGCTTGTAGACCGTACATGATCTGATCTTCATCATGTGCAGACTGACTGAAGGGAGCAGAAAACTGATCTGCTGGAAAACGATAATCAATTGTTCAATAATTACAAATAGGAttgataccccccccccctttatttCTCATGTAATGTaaagattatttttttgttgtgtgagTAAGTCACACCATCTCACCCACTGTCACCACAATCATGTTCTCAAAAACTCACACACATTGCTACGTGAGAATTTATTCTTGCCATGTAAACAAACAGTTCTGTGACTATTCAAAAGACGTTTAGGACGTTTAGCAATAGTTCAACCAAAACGTGAAATCTGTCATAATTATCTCACCCttgtgttccaaacctgtttttcTTCTGATGACAAAATAGGATATTTTTAAGGAATGCTGCTATCAGTTCACAGTAGCTATCAACTTCCATGGTatggaaaaataaatactatggaagtcagtgcatggctaccgtcaaccgtctggttaccaacattcttcaacatATCATCTTTTGTGCTTGAGGGTGAATATATgacaacagaattttcatttttgaaattaAAACACTGTTAacctttctgactggaagacctcaggcagtatggGTCGGAAGCAACAcgtccagcaccatcacactgaacactggggccccccaaggatgtgtgctgagccccctcctcttcactctgctgaccaatgactgcacaccgtcacaaaactccaacctcttcattaagattgcggatgacacgactgtgctgggtctcattagcaacagagatgagacaaactacaggagcgaggtgagctgcCTGgctgggtggtgcagtgacaacaatctctctctgaacgtgaagaagacgaaggagattgttgttgacttcaggagagtgcacactcagcacgttcctctgagaaggaagctgaactcgctcccgaACATGCCCCCCCTTCCCTCTTCTGACCCATGCACCACTGAATGCTGTACCTCAGCCTTAACACATTATTCAGACTATataagctcttttgcactacaataattatatctgcactgtttacttcactggtttgcaatCTATCTGCCATgagccttgtgctgctttacttttctttcttttttacatgacctatttgtatatatatagtatatgtatagttgtactttatatttaattattttattatctgtatttaatgttagtgttagtgttatctgtatgcaccttGGGTCTGACagtaacacaatttcaattctctATATGTATGCActttacatgtggaagaattgacaataaagcagacttgacttgacttatccCTTTAtgtatattaaagggatactcccccccccccccccccccccaaaataaattatgtcattagtcacttacccccatgtcattccaaacccgtaaaagctccatATCACCGTATGGTGTGTGCTCTTCTGTATCATCCGTGCCACAAGGATgcgttgttttatttcaaatcaaagttaaatacacatagaaacaggGCATCGTTATGGCGCGGatgatacagaagagcatacgcagcatatggtgatatggagagacacagaggagaccgttgacaaaaGAATTAttgaatgaagtcattatttttgttttcttcacatacAAAAAGTGGTTCTGTTGCTTTATATAAACCAGATTGCACGTTTGAtagcagatggagtattctgaagacaactttcataccttttatggaccttgacactgttatttacttggcagtgtatgggacagtctcaagcctccagtttttcatccaaaatatcttaaactgtgttccgaagaagaaCAGAGCctttacagatttggaatgacatgggtgtaagtgattaatgacaaaatttacattttgggatggagtatccctttaaggaccAGTATGGCAATTTTGTTGCAACATGAACTTCTTGTCACagacttaaaacaataaaagttcaACAACATTTGGTCTTGTAGAATGTGCTAGGCTTTATTCTTTTTGAAACAGGTAGATGTTTGCAGATCTTACTAGCCTCCAGATATGTGGATGCTGGTCCTGGGGCATATTGTTGTCCCGGCGTAGGTCCAATCGGAATGGGTTGCAATCCATAAACTGGGTGAAGGTTATTAGTCTGGTAAGGTGAGTACTGACTCTCCTGTGAATGGTATCGTGCAATCATACCTGTAATTCTTCGCACCATATTTACTACAAAAGATGAATCAAAAGACAGTATTTAGTATGAAGAAAACCCACATGTAGCTCTTTGTTCACAAATACTGACACTTACTATTTCTCATGTTTTTACTCCGGCAGCAGGAGATGAACACAACAAAGACCATGCTGAAAACCACTATGGTCACAATAATAATGGTTTCCATTTGATGGAGGGAATGacttaattatttgaaggttttgATTTTGGACAGATTAGGGAAAATAAAcattagaaacattaaaaattgAGTGTTACATCTTTCAAACAACCAATTCAGTCTTTGAATAACAAACACTGGAACAATTTCCACCCAGTTGGTTCAtcagaataaaatgtattattctgataaataaataaaaacttatcaTAATTACATAATAAGTTACAGCTAGTGAGGCTCATTATCAATTTTCCTTAACTTTTCTGCGTCCTTggttattttttgtattaaaaaaaaagagaaaaccgtTCAGACCTCCGTCCAACGGTTCTTACAAATAATCTACTAAAATTAACTACAATTTTTGACTCTGTCATCAAGATAGCTCTCTGTTCAATAAGGTTGATCATTATGAGTCAGATCTCGAGTCAAAAtgatgaacaaatcattcagaccTTTTTTGTTAGACAGTTagattaaaccattaaaaagatCCGACTCAAAACAAAGATATTTGTCCAGGACTTGAGCTTAGCTAACATTTTTAGTGTAGTCTAGATGTTAAagtttataagtaataataatactcaTGCGTCATGTCTTTATAATTTCTAAATAATTGGCTAGCAATATTTAAGGTTTTAGTAATGAAAATGGCTATTATACGCTCACAAGTGgggttgcaaaaaggtggaaCATTTCCAGTAAATTTCTGAAATATTCCAGAAACGTTTTTCACAATATTCCATGGATTTTTGGAAAGTTTCTAGAAATTTACCAGAAATTTTACACCCCTTTGCATCCCTAGTTGTAATACTTTGAAAATAAAACCTGAAACGTCTGACATCTATACTGTATTCACAGTTAAGAAACACTTTAAGAAAAGTCCGTAAAATAGGGCATGATgtgtaatatgaaaaaaaatttgtATGGGTTCTTTACGGGTGTCTTAGCTGTAATTTGAATTACGAATTGCATTATTGTTTTATAGTTAAACAGATAATGTCCTGTTTTTTTCTACAGATTTTTTCTTATTAAGTGCTCACCaatttgaataaacaaacaattacACAACACTTACCTACGGTCAGCACAAATAAAACTGCAGTAAAGAGCAGAAGAACAGTCCTGCTGTAGGCATAGCAGCTCTTCCCCCTCATGTTTTGAGCTGATTGTGTATTTCCGGAGAACTGCAGAACCAATTAAAAACCATGTTTTTCTTGCTGTTGTAACACAAGCAATCTAAACCAAAACCCACCAATGTAACATGTGAAGCATATTGTTTTAACAGAACATGTCTAAAACAAAACCTACGGGTCTCCAACAAAATCTTCAAGAAAATTGTGAGAGATTAAATAAACTAGATGCAAAACAATTTCTTCTGAACTCTGATAGTCACCTTGACTCTTGCTTAGTTTGATTGGCATGAAATTAATCGATAGATACATTACCAATTTAACAAATTTCCAATGCAAAATATTTGTACCAATCTAGGATCCAAAATAACTAGACAATGGATATATCATTGGTTAAAATAGGGAGaaagaaacaaattcaagtaTAAACAACAGTGGTGAATAAGAAAGCATAAATATAGCAGTACTAATGAACAACAATAATTGTATTCTCAACGCCATTGTAGGATAGTGTCCACTGTAGATAACCCAATAACCCTCCATGGTTTGAGGTGAGGTATAGTCTGTGGGCAACGATGACTGTAGAGGGTACATGGACTGACATGGATGGGAACAAGATGCCCTGGACCTATACTGGAAAACCAAAAACAGCAATCATTTTGATGATTTACCATCTCGGCTCAAAGTGtactgtaagtgtactgtttcaatactctttgggactaaattggcccactttctagtatataaaagtatatattttaagtgtactttaagtataacagtagcacactttgagtacacaactagtttacctctatgtctgtagtttgtactgcaatcaTATTAAAAGTGAACTTAGgtttactgatagtttactaattaaatactttgtacacttgttagtctcagtaaactactagtttagtagttttatactgcaagtatactaatataaggttttttttaagttaactttacatcatactttaagtttACTACCCTTttcctatttaggttttaatttgtatatagttatatgaatatctgaacatacaaaacatccaaagaacaGGTTACCTGCTTGTAAACATGCTTTCATGCTTcatgctttctttttttaaacacttcaatgtgagtaagtttcataaaaaataaagaaataacattttgaacaaaaagctgaaaaaaagactatgaataggattcagaatgataatcaaaacatggatggagtcgatcaacaccccaaagcttgaatGTAATTATTACATCTTCATTGGTCACATTTTATTCCACaacattacagttttgatgctgtttcatgttacAGACGAACATGTTAGATTACACGTGTTAGTGTtgttactttttttcttcttcacttgtgtttttttggaaattctgtgtaGAAGAtttgtactagcgccctctagcgtataataataaaaacatggattctaggagtatagctgaAATATATTGGTTGGGATGAGGTTCTAAAAACAACTTTGAGGCAGTTTTGACATATAAACATTGACACTTACGTCTAGTATTTCTGAACCTCTTATAGAGACAGCAGCATGGACAGACCCAGCAGATGATGAACAAAATGATGACCAATCCAATCCCTAGATTAAAGGCGCAGACGGCAATATAAACAGTGTTACTTTGAGGAGAATATTTGCTTTTGGAcagatattaaataataaattcaataataTGTTACAAATGGAGATGCAATCAGTTTTAGCCATTGACTTGAGCTTAAGATTTAGCTGTGATTGTATTCGACATGTTCACTACACGTAATCATTTGTCATCTTGGGACTGTAGAGGTAAAATAATTGCGAGATGGTCTTTCCTCTAGGGTTCCTGTTCTCTCAGTCTCACAAAATAATGGCAGCTCTGTCCAAAACTTTTGATGGCGCTCTATTATGTTTAAATCTACTTGCTTGTACCGAAAATTAACCATTTATACAAACATTTTCTAATAAATAAGATTAATTCAAAAGTTATATATggaatttatttttcacatataatttttttaatggtgtTTGAAATGTATTTTGCATTAGTAGTTAGTGTCTATAATCTAAACAGATTGGTAGTGAATGATTCTAACAATCTggttataaaatacaaaatatattgcaaaatgatcaaaataaacacccaGCTGGTGAGGGATAAATCTAAAACACTTAGCTCTGATTTATATTAAGAAACAAGAAAGTAATTCCTTACCAAAGACAGTCACTTTGTTCTTCAATGgtcaatctttttattttattttggggatcTGAGCAGCAGTTCTCATCACACACAAACTACAGAGGTACATGCCTTAAATCTCAAAGcctaaacaaataaaacagaggAAATGTGagccattttaaaattattattattattattatttttaacctttGTATGTTATGAATCACTTGTTTTGAAGTTCGGAGTAAAGCATCGCTACTGTTTATGTTAAATGTTTCAGAGACAATCTAGAAACACCCTTTAATTTAAATCAGACTAATAATTGTTTTGATTGTGCcaatattaaaacatttctgtATAGTCAGTTATTGGTTGTATAAGCAgccattcagtatttttttttcagtaatttattaacgagaaaaacaagaaaagtctTGCACACAATATATTAGCATTTTCATTACAAAAACATCAAAATGgtagaaaaaaaatactgcatgttaacataaaaaaaacctgACTCGGTTCTTTCAAAGAAtataatttgcatttacattaaaCAACACTAAAATATTACTTCAATAATACTTATACTCACTCATGAGTTTAACATGTGCCAATTTTTTTGTGAATCGGTTCAACGATTCATTAATAAGATTCGATTGAAATGAACACTTCGTTCAAGGATCTAACATCTTTACTTGTTTGAAGTATTACTGGTCACATTACAGTTTAAACACCATAAACAATTTGAACGTCTCAATAACAATAGGGAAACATAACATAGCGCTGCTCTTCACCTTCAATGGGGCGTGATAAGAGGAACATGTTTTTTCACTGTTCACTACACGTATGAAGAGTCTGAAGACTCGTCCTACAAACTCAAGATCACCAGAgtaattcaaaacatttatttcaatgtCTAGACCTGACAGTCATGTGTGGACATCAGataatacacaaatacatatgtACAAACAAACAGAACATCTTTGAGACAAACCCACTGGCCTATTCCTTACCAACAAAAACAATCTTCCAGAAAATTCTGAAGAACAAGTAAACTTTAAAGAAGAACATTTGTTATTTAACTCTTGCAGCAATGATTTGTTTGAAATGAACCAATACACATTCACAAACCAACCGAGTTTACAGTCTTAAAACATGACAGTGACCGTACCGATCTTGGATCCAAAACGGCGGTCAACTTCGAAAAGCATATCTCTCTATTGGTGATTGGTTAACAACAGATATATACCCAGCAATGTTTGAGTGAATCTGGAGCACTGTTATCTTTGGTAGCACCTTGACTAGATATTTAGGATTTCTCGAATCTTTGTAACTTAAGAGTCTGAATCAGTCCAGTCCTTACACTCAGTCAAGATACTCAGTCATTTTCCCAAATTGGCGCTCCAGTGATTGTTGGTTTAATGATTAAGCCTGATACAGTACATGAAGTAATGATTCCTTATGGCAACATGAAAAATGGTTCAGTATCTCTAAACATCTTTTGAGAATCACCACTTTGCTTTGGAAGTGGTAATGTACTTTTATATGGGTTTATTATGTGAAACAATACCATATTTTTATCTATATCTAACAATGTCAATGAGGTGTTTGGTGTCGTTGTTCATCTTTTGAAATGTCTCTGGACAATGCTTCAGAAAGATTGTGTTGGTGATTAGCATTTATTGTCGCTTGGCTTTGTACGGTCGTGAACGTTTCCGCCGGTCAGGTTTGCGTTGTTTGTGGAGTCGGCCAATGCTTACGCCCTGTCTGCGACGCACAGAGATGTTCTGCTCCACCAGACTCGCTAACATACCTACAAAACACAGAAAGGACATTAGATTTAAGCAGAGGTTCCCAACCATGTTCCTAAAGCCCACTAAACACTGCACAATGTCTCCTTAATCTGACACCCGAGTGTCTACTGAGCTGATGACCTGaatcaagtgtgtttgattaagaaGATCATGTGTAGTGTTGGAAGGGTCCAGGAACATGGTTGGGAACCTCTGGACTAAAGGAATAGCTTCCTTATTTACTTTCATGTTGTTGCAGTCCATAAGACGTTCTTTCTttcgtggaacacaaaaggaggcaTTTAGCAGAATTTTAATGCTGCCTTTTTTGCAATACATGAAGATTCTCGAAAACATCTTATTTCGCACTCCAGGGAAGAaagaatatttttttaccttCTTGTGCCAGCATTGATATGAAGGTGCAGATGAATTCATCGTAGTTATGAGTCCTCCTTTGGTCATCGATCTGAAAAGGAGAAAAGTCATCAGAAAATCATTCTGGAAAGTCTTTTGAAATCATTTTCTTGTTCACAGGAAACCTTACCTTATACTTTTTCCTTTTCTCCacttcttctttcaaacacaattCATAGGTGGCAATGTCTGCTTCCACGCACTTAAGCAAGGCCAGCAACTCCTGTGTGACAGAAACCCTCAAGTTCAAGGAAAGTTGCATCACAAACGTTGCTAATAAGAAACAGAGTGATgtagaaagaaaacaaatagctACTGTCTtacttttggagtatattttTCTCCAGGAGGTTTGGTACCGGTTTCAGCATTGGTGGACGGCAGGTTCTCCTTTTCGGGTTTGACGTCCACTGATTCTTTGACGTCTTCCTCTTTCATCTCCACTGATGGTCCTTCCTTCACCTCCTCTTCTCGTCCTTTACCAGTCgcctcttctttttctttcttttccacaCCGTCTGCTTTCTTTATCCCTTCTAACATTTCTGTGAAATGAGATTGAGGTTACCCAAACcagtgtgcattaaaaaaaaaaaaagtcttctgcGAAAGAAATTTCAGCTGATAAAATCTCATTGTTTTGTGAACAAGTACCTGTAGGTGGCAAGGCGTACATGACGCCGTCCTCTTGCAGTCGCAGTTTTGTGGAGCTCACTAGCGCCCCCAAGTCCCGGACGGCTCGATTGTGTCGGGCGTCTAACCTCAGCAGCCCCTCGTCTTCTCCAAACAAAACACGACTCAAGTGGGGCACCACAGGGCTGGAGGGACGTGTAGCTGCTTGCGATCGCGCGGGTGAGCGCAGTGGTGAGTTGAACGCGCTGCCGATTTCCGAGGCCGTATCCGTGCTTTCGTTACTGGGAGTGGGTGATGGCTGGCAGGCTGAGGTGATGCTGATCCCACCAGTGCGACCCTCGGTACGTACATTCAGAGCTGTGGATCCCGCTGTTGCAATGGAGTCCTTCCTTTGGACTTCCTTCTTGAGTTTCTCAGCTAAAACGCTGAGTGCTAGGTGACCCTCCATAGCCGTAACCGCACCCACTCCACTGCGGCCCATGGTACGTGTACGTAAACCAATCTTTCTTCGGACCCTGCCGACCACACAGACAACCAATGAGTGCTCTATGTAACTACATGAATGCAAATATGTCATTGGCTTTTGTGCAATTTTTCTTCTTCTACTGTAATTTTCTACTACTTACTACAGTCATGGTAAAAATGTTGCCAAGCAAGTTAGGTAAAGGTATTTAAGTAGTCACTATGTTtatatttagctttcagtttaTCAATACAGACATTTGAAGGGACTCTATCGCCCTCTTGAGTACCGGAGGTTTGTTACCACTGCAAGAACGCATTAAATATGTAAGAATTTAATGTGGAAATTCAACTTTCTTAGTTTTATACCTGCTCGTGGCACCTGAAGTGCTACACTCCTCCTCTTCATCGTCATAGTCATCCTCGTCATCAGAATAAGGGGGCTGAGGGGGGCCAGGTAGGCGTGAGTGACCCACACCCGCAGCAAGATCCTCCTGTTCCTGCCAATCAACAAGCTTACGCAATGAAAGCACATACCATACTAACTATTCCAGATATCATGAAATGTAACCGATCTTACCTGCATGGGGGACTTGGCGTAGTTGTGGTTGTCCAGGAAGGCAGGCAGACGCTGGACGATGGGGTTGGGGCTGGGAACATGTAGAGGGGCTGGTGGCGGAGCGCCTCCTGTTGGTAAGGTGGCAGGTTTAGCCATGGGTCTGACTTTTCCAGCGGGACTTGGTAAAGCAGCAGCACCTTCCTGAGTTTCTAAAGTATCATGAGACATGTTTTAGGCTCTTTCTTGAATCCCTACATTACTGAATAACGTTTAAACTATATTTTTACATGACTAAAAAGACCTATTCGCACGGACTTTGAGGCAAAAATTGTCCTATTGACTTATTTCTCCACACGTGTCATTCTTGGCAATAACAGGCCTTAATCAAAAGATTgtcatttcatttaaatacatataaaacaaaaaaattaggtTTATTTCAAATAGGGTACCTGTGGGTGTGCCCTGCTCTGTACACAAAGGTATCTGTGTATCTTTCCCCTCCTCCTTTTTCACAGCGGGGGGCGTGTCTTCTGAAGAGGAGGAGTCTTGTTGCTTTCGATCTTGGCTTGAATCTTGTTGGGCCACGCGAATTACCTGTAGCATGTACATTGGTGCACAGGAGCATTGACAATTGATGTTTAGAAATTTTTCACATGTTTAATACTCCAAAATCTGGattttattcaaacaaaaaaagCTTTTCCTCACTTTTTTCTCCCTGACTTGCTGGAGTCCTTCCAGAACGATCTGCCTGTTCTGTTTCAGGATGTCTAGTTTGTACTCGTATTTTATCCTGCGATCTGGAACCACCGCCATGAGATTGAACCGGATGTCATGGTATGGCTCTctgaagagagagaaagcaaaTCAGATAACATTAATCTAGAAAGTGCATTATAATATATGCCAAAATTATTGATGTTGCATGCATGTTTATTTCAATTTCATCTATATATCATTTCCCTCAAATCCTCTTGGCCAGAAATAAGAATATTGATCAGTCTCGCTCTTACCCAGCAGTGGCCAGTCCTATTCGCTCCATTATGACCCGTCTGGCTTTATCCGTCCACTCTTCATCCTCACCCCATGGCCCTGAGGGAGACAGACAGATTCTTGTGATCTAATCTTGTCAGTAAAACAGTCCCTTGTGAGTTTAAGTTCTCACCGTGGTCGATGGGAAACGCCTTCAGCCCGTCCAGCTCAAACAGCCGGTCTTTGATTGGCACGTAACTCACAAAGTGAAACGCCTCCATCGTCCGCACAGCGCTGATGCCATTCTGTTTCTCAGGCAGGTGCCGCGGCTCTGGTCTACATgtaaacaagacaaaaaacagtAACTATAAAACAGCTAATTTAGACCACAATGAAGATTATTAATTCATTCTATATTAGTGGGGGAAAAAAGAGTGATATTAAAGCTTGACTCTACCTGGCATGGCTATTGTGAGCTTTTGCTAGCTCAGGAGCATTTCCAATGGCGTAACCTTTACTCTGACAAAGtcaaaaaatacagaaacacgATTCAAAACTGGCATGGAGAAGACATAAGTGTGCTATGCTACTTTATTGACATTCAGACGTTCTTAAACATGACTTAAAGTGATAAAAGTAActaaatgttggtaaccaaacagccaTATAGTAGCCACTATAGAATCAATGGCTACTGTAAACAATTTGGTTACCAATATCTTTTTGTATGTTCAACAGAAAGTAGGTTAtacaacttaagggtgagtaataataacagaattttcatttttgggtgaactgtctctttaagtgtCCAAAAATGATCTCTTCGTTTTAATTTGTATAACTGACCTCAGGACTGAAGCCTTTGGTGAAAGTCTTCATACGGCTCAGAGTCATTCCCAGCTCCACGCCGCTGCAGTTCAGAAGCACACTCAGAAGAGCGTGAGTGGCACAGGAGTTCGGTATCAGCTGCACACAACAATCGACAAACAGACTATAGACAAGGTGGATAATAACTGCAGATTTACGCTGCAATGCAAATATCATCAGTTCTTTT
This region includes:
- the bap1 gene encoding ubiquitin carboxyl-terminal hydrolase BAP1 isoform X1; the protein is MNKGWLELESDPGLFTLLVEDFGVKGVQVEEIYDLQSKCQSPVYGFIFLFKWIEERRSRRKVSTLVDETSVIDDEIVNDMFFAHQLIPNSCATHALLSVLLNCSGVELGMTLSRMKTFTKGFSPESKGYAIGNAPELAKAHNSHARPEPRHLPEKQNGISAVRTMEAFHFVSYVPIKDRLFELDGLKAFPIDHGPWGEDEEWTDKARRVIMERIGLATAGEPYHDIRFNLMAVVPDRRIKYEYKLDILKQNRQIVLEGLQQVREKKVIRVAQQDSSQDRKQQDSSSSEDTPPAVKKEEGKDTQIPLCTEQGTPTETQEGAAALPSPAGKVRPMAKPATLPTGGAPPPAPLHVPSPNPIVQRLPAFLDNHNYAKSPMQEQEDLAAGVGHSRLPGPPQPPYSDDEDDYDDEEEECSTSGATSRVRRKIGLRTRTMGRSGVGAVTAMEGHLALSVLAEKLKKEVQRKDSIATAGSTALNVRTEGRTGGISITSACQPSPTPSNESTDTASEIGSAFNSPLRSPARSQAATRPSSPVVPHLSRVLFGEDEGLLRLDARHNRAVRDLGALVSSTKLRLQEDGVMYALPPTEMLEGIKKADGVEKKEKEEATGKGREEEVKEGPSVEMKEEDVKESVDVKPEKENLPSTNAETGTKPPGEKYTPKELLALLKCVEADIATYELCLKEEVEKRKKYKIDDQRRTHNYDEFICTFISMLAQEGMLASLVEQNISVRRRQGVSIGRLHKQRKPDRRKRSRPYKAKRQ
- the bap1 gene encoding ubiquitin carboxyl-terminal hydrolase BAP1 isoform X3 yields the protein MNKGWLELESDPGLFTLLVEDFGVKGVQVEEIYDLQSKCQSPVYGFIFLFKWIEERRSRRKVSTLVDETSVIDDEIVNDMFFAHQLIPNSCATHALLSVLLNCSGVELGMTLSRMKTFTKGFSPESKGYAIGNAPELAKAHNSHARPEPRHLPEKQNGISAVRTMEAFHFVSYVPIKDRLFELDGLKAFPIDHGPWGEDEEWTDKARRVIMERIGLATAGEPYHDIRFNLMAVVPDRRIKYEYKLDILKQNRQIVLEGLQQVREKKVIRVAQQDSSQDRKQQDSSSSEDTPPAVKKEEGKDTQIPLCTEQGTPTGGAPPPAPLHVPSPNPIVQRLPAFLDNHNYAKSPMQEQEDLAAGVGHSRLPGPPQPPYSDDEDDYDDEEEECSTSGATSRVRRKIGLRTRTMGRSGVGAVTAMEGHLALSVLAEKLKKEVQRKDSIATAGSTALNVRTEGRTGGISITSACQPSPTPSNESTDTASEIGSAFNSPLRSPARSQAATRPSSPVVPHLSRVLFGEDEGLLRLDARHNRAVRDLGALVSSTKLRLQEDGVMYALPPTEMLEGIKKADGVEKKEKEEATGKGREEEVKEGPSVEMKEEDVKESVDVKPEKENLPSTNAETGTKPPGEKYTPKELLALLKCVEADIATYELCLKEEVEKRKKYKIDDQRRTHNYDEFICTFISMLAQEGMLASLVEQNISVRRRQGVSIGRLHKQRKPDRRKRSRPYKAKRQ
- the bap1 gene encoding ubiquitin carboxyl-terminal hydrolase BAP1 isoform X2; translation: MLLRCVKGVQVEEIYDLQSKCQSPVYGFIFLFKWIEERRSRRKVSTLVDETSVIDDEIVNDMFFAHQLIPNSCATHALLSVLLNCSGVELGMTLSRMKTFTKGFSPESKGYAIGNAPELAKAHNSHARPEPRHLPEKQNGISAVRTMEAFHFVSYVPIKDRLFELDGLKAFPIDHGPWGEDEEWTDKARRVIMERIGLATAGEPYHDIRFNLMAVVPDRRIKYEYKLDILKQNRQIVLEGLQQVREKKVIRVAQQDSSQDRKQQDSSSSEDTPPAVKKEEGKDTQIPLCTEQGTPTETQEGAAALPSPAGKVRPMAKPATLPTGGAPPPAPLHVPSPNPIVQRLPAFLDNHNYAKSPMQEQEDLAAGVGHSRLPGPPQPPYSDDEDDYDDEEEECSTSGATSRVRRKIGLRTRTMGRSGVGAVTAMEGHLALSVLAEKLKKEVQRKDSIATAGSTALNVRTEGRTGGISITSACQPSPTPSNESTDTASEIGSAFNSPLRSPARSQAATRPSSPVVPHLSRVLFGEDEGLLRLDARHNRAVRDLGALVSSTKLRLQEDGVMYALPPTEMLEGIKKADGVEKKEKEEATGKGREEEVKEGPSVEMKEEDVKESVDVKPEKENLPSTNAETGTKPPGEKYTPKELLALLKCVEADIATYELCLKEEVEKRKKYKIDDQRRTHNYDEFICTFISMLAQEGMLASLVEQNISVRRRQGVSIGRLHKQRKPDRRKRSRPYKAKRQ